GTAGCTCTAGATGCAGATACAGGAGTGAAATGCCATGAAGCATTTTGTTGCTGATGCAGGAAACAGAATGTCAAATTAGATGAATCGCCTTCTaccttcttttttattaaatttccTCTGCCAAAAGGATTAGCCCTCCTCACTGTAGGTCCTTGGCCATAAATCACAAAACCAGTGGTGAAGGTTTTAAGACCTCAAATTCTGCAAGAGGTTTTGCCTTTCAGCTTTCCCCTGATAGCCTTCTGGAGACAGGGCAGTACATTAAAAATGCAAGAAGAGGATTATAAATGTTGGATAAGTAACACATTGGATAATGTGCATTTTGTTCAAATAATTCATTAAGGCATCAAGAACTTCCTATCTCTTTTGTCAAGAGGAAACTAGTAAGTACATCATATAGGTATTTAACAGGATTGTAGAAGTGTGAGTTAAAGCAAATACTTAGCACAGTTCTgaaacagtttcttttcttaCATTCCGGAAAAGTCTGATGTAAGTTTGTTTCCCGAAGGACATTTGTGTATTCTGATACCAGGCCAAAAATTATGTGTTCGGTATTTCCAGACTCCCGTCTGAGACACACAATTGTTTTGTCTTTGTCCATTAAAGCCTGAGAAAAGTCTCTTTTGATTAATAGATGTATtggaaaacatatatttatgtCCCAGTGCATaattcttttaatcttttttgcCTTTAGTGATATTCTTGTAATACTTGTTTCATTCCAGACTTCATTACGCTCTGCGTGTGTCAAGATTTTTTCCAGTTGATCCTATAATACTTATTTCACTCTGGATGTAGATGCATCCTCTGTTTTTATCCCcagcatcctcctctgtgctgcTTGAATAAAAACCTAGATTATTTGAACTCTTGAGGTAAACTGCTAAAAACTTGTCAGCTGAtctctgtttgttttcagacagTACAGACAGTTctaaaaacaagcaaacttGGTACCCAATTCCCTATTTAGAGGTTGATGCTGAGACTAGTAGGAGTAACAGTAAAGtacatattctttttaaaatatataggAAGCTCACATTTGAAGTTGGGTAAAGAGtaaattttaagaatttttttaattttgtggcAGATCTGTACTTTCTTTAATAATATTTGTTGGCTAACTCTGCTCTTACCTATACTGTCTGAGTTAAATTTGTCTGATCACCCGGTATAGTAGTCCCTCTGGTAAGGATCCAACTGCATTAAAGTTAATGGCAGCTGTCCAGTTTAATCTGCTGAGAGCTGAATCAGAGTTATTTCCTATTTCATGTTATCTGATGAAGgacttaattaaaatttttccaGCCTGCGGATATGGCCTCCTATGTTCATATCTTTGTTTAGAAACTGATTTCCCAGAAACAAGGAAATTTTGCCCTTTCTTCTTCAGCTTAGCTTATGACTATTTAAGCAGTCCAAGCAGAACAGTTTCATTTCTTGCTTCTCTCTGCCTatgattttaaagtatttatttgcAACTTAACTGAGAGAGTGCTTTTCTgtgaaatcaaataaaattcTGTAAATGTATTGTTATCTATTCTGGATAGATTTTGGATTTTTGTATTTGATAGCATTACTTTCAGAACAGTattctgctttcatttcctgagacttctgagatttttttttattcttcctccttctctaaCAAAGAAAAAGTTATGATggtgataataaaaataaaatattatggtAGAAGCTACTGTGACATTTTCATTGAATTTGGTTAGGCATTGCTAGATGCTTCAGATTTCCCTGTCTTATTGTCTACTGGGTAATTGAGTTTTCTTGGGgtgttttgttcatttattattaattactATTATTTTGAAGACATCCTTTCTGGCTGAGATCACAATTTTATCTTTCCACTATCATTAATTCCCTTTCATATTTATGAGTTTATGATAAGCGAGGAAAAAAGTGGTTGATGCTTCCTATTTTACCCAGTGCAGCTTGTGCTGTCCAGCTGTCCTTTGATGAGGATGCAAAGGTGTGGCTGGCTGCAGTTAGgtgaaaaccaacaaaaaacagtGCCTGAAGAAGTCGTGGTGACTGTAGGTCAGCAGGACCCTTACATCCTGTGGTACAACTCTCACCTGAACAGGGTGTTTTGGAACTAGCATTAGGTTATTAGCCATATAAAATCTGCTTGACTTAAAACATATATTGATGTAGTGCCAACTTTTCAGCAGATAGATTTCTTTAACATTTACAATGTTGTTACTTCAGCCCTTATTTTTCCAAGTTATCACTCACTTACTAGATGTTTGAATCTGTGCTGTTTATAAAATGTGCTGTGATTACAGTATTTCACAGACATCAAATGTCCAAACTGTTACATACCAAAAGATTTACCAGAGACATTTTGAAAACACACATTTTGTTCTGAAtttcttgctgcttttgtttAGTGATTCATAACTGACcagtatagaatcatagaatcctttatgttggaaaagacctctttTAACCCTGCACTGCCATGTTTACCGCTAACCCATATTGCCgggtgccacatccagacatttctgaacacttccagggatggtcaTTGCACCACTTTCCTAGGCAGTCTATTCCAATGCCTAACCAcccttcagtgaagaattttttcctaatatataATCTAAACCTTGCCTGATGCAATTTGAGGCCCTTTCCTCTCGTCATTCCAGCgtctcaatgtctttcttgaagtgagaggcccaaaactggTGTGGCTTCCCCAGTGCCAAGCAGAGGGGGAtgggcactgccctggtcctgctggccacactatttctgatccaggccaggatgccattggctgttttggccacctgggcacgcTGCCgactcatgttcagccactgtcaaccagcaccccccaggtcttttttccccagagctgcttcccagccaccctttccccagcctgtagtgtaGCCTGGGGTTGTagtgacccaagtgcaggacccagcacttgccCTGTTGAACCTCCTACAATTGGCCTCATCCCGCTGATCCAGCCTGTCCGGATCGCTCTGCAGTGCCTGAATTACACAAGTAGTTGAATACGTAAACAACTGAGATGTAGAAACCTTTGTCCATTCTTTGCATTGGTagcattttccagctgaaaattaaacactgaaaatgttaGTTAACTTTTTTCATAACATTGTTGCTATATTAGGCAGTAATAGTTGTCCCCAGAAATATTCCAGACTGGCTTTGAATACCCATTGGAAAccaaatactgaaaataatcCCCAAGCTCTTCTAGAACTGCTATACTTCACTTATATATAAACAGGACATAAGAGATCTGAGAGGCATATCAGTAATGgacatttttaaatggagttGGGATTATTAGTTCATTTTGAATAGTATGAGCCTGTTTCAGGCTGATTAAGTCAGATCTCCAGACTTCTGTTATCTGACTTATTTCTTCATGTTTAGGGattaaaattatttaggaaCGAGTAACATCACCTCAACTTGTAGCACAGTTTTCAAAGGGAATACTTTGAAATGCTATTTACAGCATAATGCTCTTTACAGAGCTGAGCATTGTTAAAAGTGTTCTCAAGATTCAGACctacacaaatattttcactgaaaacaaaattgaatAACTTTTACATCTGAGATAAAGTGCCATTCAATTACTTGGAATCACCCACATACTTCCATTTTATCAGTTGTTTGCAGGATCAGATCTTGAGTTGATCTTTCAAAGTGTAGTATGCACTCTATTTACAAATGTTaatgtttattattttcctgGCCTTTCACAAAGCAGCAGAGGGCGCTGAGCCAACCGGCACAGCCCGATATGGGTcttttcctccctgctctggATTTCCCTGTCCGGGGATTTCCCACTCCAGCTGGAGGAGAGCCTTTATAAAGAGCACCCTAGAGCTCTTCTAATAAACTGTTGCAGAGCAGCAAGATCTCACTGTGCTTCTTCACAGAAAATAGAAAGCAAAAGTTTTGAATTTACTTTCTTTACCTGGTAACAGCAATTACAAATGTTGAAACAAATGGGAAGAACAAGCCAGGCTGTGCTAGTAATTTTGTATGTGCTAAGGACTGGTAAGTTGGGGAGAGGGGTTGcttgttttatttggttttggtttttttaagcataaaCTGACCTAAGATTTACTGTTTgatctttatttctctttgttccagttactttttcatttcagtgaatACAACTGTCAATTAAGTAGTTCTGTCAAAATGTCAGGAACCTTTTTTTGACACTTATtttgagcttttctgtgctCTGCAAAGACGCAATCATTTTCTTACTGAGTTTGCTAAAAGACAGTCTAGGAGACAACTGCAGTGTGTCACTGAATGTTTGATTTTTACTGTTGTTCCTGACAGTATTGGTGACGTTTGGTACTAAATGTCCTGTTGAAAGTGTTTCTAAAGTTGTCCTTGCTATCTTACTGTCTCCTCTCAAATGTTGCAAGGTTTTAGAACCAGATTCACCTGACAAAAAAAGTGTGATACTGTGCCAATGCATTTCTTTTCACTGACAGCATTGGGTTTATACCATTTTATATGTGAGAACTGTTTGTTAGTCATCTGAGTCTGTATTACCTTTGACAAAATAACAATGCCTATGGTGTATTTTGGAGATGTAAACCACTGTACGAGTTTTTTTAGTTTAACTTCCATGTATCTATAAAGTAAATTTGAAACATAAAGACCTTATATCACAGTAGAACAtgagaagaaatagaaaaataaatgttgagaAAGCTGCTGAATTTGTGTATTTTCTCCCTATTACAGTTAAAGCTTTTGAAATGGAGATTATACCTGCTAATAAAATTGTTGCCCAGATTGGAGAAACGCTCGTACTCACATGCAATACTACTGGCTGTGCATCACCAAGTTTTTCCTGGAGAACACAAATGGACAACCCCCTCGGAGGAACAGTGAACAACCATGGGACATACTCTACCTTGACTATGAATCCAGTTAGTGTTGTGAATTCTCATGATTATCTGTGTACTGTCTTCTGTgataagaaagggaaaaaagagaagagtgTCAAAGTTGAACTTTACTGTAAGTAAAAGTAAAATTCTCTGTAAGTAGTGCATGATTATAAAAAATCCATAATTGTGGTTGGTAGTTAACTTGTAATTTAGGATAATGAGTTTGCTATAGCTCAACATGTATTTCCTTGTAAGATTCCTTTATCTGTCTATGAAGGACACTTTCTTAGCCTTTTTCTGCTTAGCTTTCTGGACTGAGCTTAGTAGGTACTAATCTTAGTTATTCTTATTCTTGGCTCCCTGAATACAGTCACagagctgggagaaaaaaatcaaagcctCTGTAGTTCTCAGGGGAATGATTCAGATGTCTAAACCCACCAGGAGAGAAAACAGGATACCACCAGTGCATGAATTGCTCTGAGTACCTGTGTTTAGGCAGCTGTATCACTGCCAAGGTGCCTTGCTGGATCTTACTCGATTTTTTGCGATCATATTTCAGAAATTGTACAAATAAAAGACTTGTATGTCTTCAGATCAAGATAGGTCTTGTAATAAAGTTGATCTAATGTCATGTTCTGAACACCTCTAAATTCAAGATGTTTGCTATCTGGATCTTGCTCTCATCTTGACTCTACTTTTCATCTCTACTGGTCTaaagaaactgattttattcttttagctTTCCCCAGTGATCCTATCATTGAGATCAGCCCATCCTCAGTTGCTGGAGGAACAGTCACTGTCATCTGTAAAATTCCTGATGTGTATCCTTCTGAGCACCTGGAGCTAATCCTAAAGAAAGAGGAACATGTTCTTCAcgaaaaacatttttatggaGATGACAGCACAAATACAGAGACCAAAACTGTGACATATTCATTTATTCCCATGGCTGAAGATATTGGGAAAGAGATTACCTGTGTGGCCAAGTTACCAGTTCCTTATATGGACTTTAAACCCAAAGAAAGAGTATCTTCTCAGAAACTGAATGCAAATTGTAAGTATTTTTGTACTAGGACTATCACACAAAGTATGTCAGGTTCCATGGAATGGCTTTACAAAGTGTGTACTATAAATAATTTGTAATCTGCACTTCTTATCTGATTTATTTATGTAGATAACCTATTGTATTAATTTGAATTCTGTTGTATTCAGTAGCAGTCACTGAGTCACTGTTGTTCATGACAGAAGTTAGGCAATGCTTAAGCAACTCCTCTCATTCTTTTACCTCAGGCACTGGTACTCGGTCAGAAAGTAAagatcagaagaaaaatggcatcatgcaaataaaaaaatgtttttaaaattggaATTGTATGCCTAGGAATTCCAAGTTTATAGTTATAAACAAtaaggagattaaaaaaaaaagagtaaaaaaaattgtacacATTTTGTCTAGCTTAGCTTTCAAAGCTGCAAGCAAAATGTCTTATCAAGTCTGGAAAAATTGTTCCACTGTGTTACTGGGATAcacattaataattttttcttggtATTCTGTGAAATGTAGCTCTAGAGAAGCTAGTCTTAAAGATGTGCTTGTCATTCTTCATTTACTTACTGAtcttgtctttcttttgttcTCTCACAGTTGGTCCACAAAATACTATCATTACTGCATCTCCAGGCAACTCACCAATGGAAGGAGACTCTCTAAAACTCACTTGTGTGACTGAGAGCAACCCACCACCACAAATAGTTTGGAGAAAACATTTGGCTGATGAAAGCATTCAGCATCTGATAAAAAACAATGTCCTTTCTATTCCCCATGCCCGTTTCAGTGATTCAGGATTGTACATCTGTGAAGTAATTAATCTGGTAACTAATAGAACAGAGACTGCAACTGTGGACATTGTTATACAAGGTACAAGTCTGCTTGAATGTAACTTGTATTAACTCATACCTAACTGGCAGCTGCTTGTTAGGTTGAAAGATGCTGAAACActaaaaattaggaaattatGGAGTGCTCCTTGTTACATATTCAGGATTTAGCTTCAATTTATTACTGCTCTTTGTGGGCtgtactttttctttctgtgcttaaTTTTCAATAGCTAATTCTGCCTGTACTGTTGTATATGCATACCTCTGTACATTTCCCACAATGCAAAACTTAAAGTCATAAAAGAATCTAAGAAAGTGGTGAGGGGACACACACTGTTATTTCCTTGAAATATAATGTACATAGTGATTTCACAGGAACATCACATTCTCCTTCTTTTACCTAGATTTAGTCATTAGTAATGAATTTAGTAGTCATTTAATGGTAG
This genomic window from Pseudopipra pipra isolate bDixPip1 chromosome 9, bDixPip1.hap1, whole genome shotgun sequence contains:
- the VCAM1 gene encoding vascular cell adhesion protein 1 isoform X1, with the protein product MLKQMGRTSQAVLVILYVLRTVKAFEMEIIPANKIVAQIGETLVLTCNTTGCASPSFSWRTQMDNPLGGTVNNHGTYSTLTMNPVSVVNSHDYLCTVFCDKKGKKEKSVKVELYSFPSDPIIEISPSSVAGGTVTVICKIPDVYPSEHLELILKKEEHVLHEKHFYGDDSTNTETKTVTYSFIPMAEDIGKEITCVAKLPVPYMDFKPKERVSSQKLNANFGPQNTIITASPGNSPMEGDSLKLTCVTESNPPPQIVWRKHLADESIQHLIKNNVLSIPHARFSDSGLYICEVINLVTNRTETATVDIVIQGAPVITELSIEPSTTVQEGENVSIQCSAESNPPPKIILRRKSDSADMEPFSAGSILLLPSVMFLNGGGYECVAENKFGNSKSEITLNVEYGPKNTMISVTPATAVKEGETVVMKCTSSGNPSPVISWKKKKATGEFENIFRNATLTIQNLKSQDLGLYECEAYNQLGKEEKAVKLFVQARLENPDQMLPLIIAFSSVAAVAVPVVAILIYVSRKAKINGSYSLVKALRLKV
- the VCAM1 gene encoding vascular cell adhesion protein 1 isoform X2, whose protein sequence is MGNRDVTDPQVHWRVTAVKAFEMEIIPANKIVAQIGETLVLTCNTTGCASPSFSWRTQMDNPLGGTVNNHGTYSTLTMNPVSVVNSHDYLCTVFCDKKGKKEKSVKVELYSFPSDPIIEISPSSVAGGTVTVICKIPDVYPSEHLELILKKEEHVLHEKHFYGDDSTNTETKTVTYSFIPMAEDIGKEITCVAKLPVPYMDFKPKERVSSQKLNANFGPQNTIITASPGNSPMEGDSLKLTCVTESNPPPQIVWRKHLADESIQHLIKNNVLSIPHARFSDSGLYICEVINLVTNRTETATVDIVIQGAPVITELSIEPSTTVQEGENVSIQCSAESNPPPKIILRRKSDSADMEPFSAGSILLLPSVMFLNGGGYECVAENKFGNSKSEITLNVEYGPKNTMISVTPATAVKEGETVVMKCTSSGNPSPVISWKKKKATGEFENIFRNATLTIQNLKSQDLGLYECEAYNQLGKEEKAVKLFVQARLENPDQMLPLIIAFSSVAAVAVPVVAILIYVSRKAKINGSYSLVKALRLKV